The genomic segment CGACATCGCGCCGCAGATGCTCGCGACAGTCGAAGCCGCCGCGAAGGAGCGCGGCCTGACGACGATCCGCACGCAGCAAGGCGCGGCCGAGACGCTGCCGTTCGCCGATGCCACGTTCAACTGGGCCGTGAGCCGCATGAGCGCGCATCACTGGCGCGACGTGCCCGCCGCGCTGAAGGAAGTGCATCGTGTGCTGAAGCCGGGCGGGCGGCTCAGGTTCATCGATATCGCGGGCATCGACGATCCGCTCTACGACACGCACATTCAGGCGATCGAACTGCTGCGCGACGCGTCCCACATCCGCGACTATCGCGCCGACGAATGGATCGCAATGCTGGATGCCGCCGGCTTCGACGCGCAAGTGACCGAACGCTGGCGCATTGCGCTGGATTTCGAATCGTGGGTGACGCGGATGTGCACGCCGCCCGAGCGCGTGACGGCGATCAGATCGATGTGGGCG from the Caballeronia sp. NK8 genome contains:
- a CDS encoding class I SAM-dependent methyltransferase — protein: MKHHDQVADAFGSTAAAYLTSAVHASGADLQNLAATFAATCGNASVLDLGCGAGHASFAIAPHVREVVAYDIAPQMLATVEAAAKERGLTTIRTQQGAAETLPFADATFNWAVSRMSAHHWRDVPAALKEVHRVLKPGGRLRFIDIAGIDDPLYDTHIQAIELLRDASHIRDYRADEWIAMLDAAGFDAQVTERWRIALDFESWVTRMCTPPERVTAIRSMWASAPDEVRQYFGVKEDCSFELDAMMIEANRRD